In Gadus chalcogrammus isolate NIFS_2021 chromosome 11, NIFS_Gcha_1.0, whole genome shotgun sequence, a single window of DNA contains:
- the otud7b gene encoding OTU domain-containing protein 7B isoform X1, which translates to MTVDMDTVLSEFVRSTGAEPGLARDLLEGKNWDITAALSDFEQLRQVHAGNLPYSFGEDRKYPPPAEKDMARVGRPLLQRQEEVVQAPPSSLRPSCLAAPPAATEKRLSRGISHASSTIVSLARSHVSSTGATACDLLDMPLCTFQLPDLTVYRDDFRGFIERDLIEQSMMVALEHAGRLNWWTRVGPNCQSLLPLATSGDGNCLLHAASLGMWGFHDRDLMLRKSLYTLMDHGQEREALRRRWRWQQTQQNKESGLVYTEEEWQKEWNELLKLASSEPRIHYSTNGTNGTESAEEPVYESLEEFHVFALAHVLKRPIVVVADTMLRDSGGEAFAPIPFGGIYLPLEVPAAKCHRSPLVLAYDQAHFSALVSMEQKDGSKEQGKVVIPLTDSEHKMLPVHFAVDPGKAWEWGKDDTDNVMLARVALSLEAKLQMLHSYMTVTWLPLPCEQAPLAQPESPTASAGEDARTPPDSGESDKESVSSSSNGNGESVGVATVNGGGTSSKNHSTSSSSSSSNGSGAGTAKDKDKDKDKDKSKKDKDKKRADSVANKLGSFGKSLGSKLKKNVGGLMAGKGTAGGGAKQEGGEKKKGSLKGRKGSKEGSPSAHVSEDSGKGSPSSGSERLAGTGSSTSSSGSGGSTESDPYKYSADVKVSLGILRAAMQGERKFIFAGLLTTSNRHPFQEEMIQRYLADAQDRFRSEPEDGDRKGGANGSPLAKKEPGGEAGYRPYEPKEEQQQQQQPAEGLALSYSHLKPSPLSPSMYSGVVPIPRACLIQQPPASLPPASLPPAQSLHPHAYLDTRRQLAGGSPASSYPGLPSYATLPRHCPTAQPPPQLHYIPPQGPASLSPSRLIPSSYTPTFPLEHHPPDYPLSEPPGSVGGGSYSNGFRDLRPGLDSRGGLPPVRHYSLGSAGALSSLSSTCRTQDCPYYGHPETGNYCSCCYREELKRRETEPAIHRF; encoded by the exons ATGACCGTGGATATGGACACAGTCCTGTCCGAATTTGTGCGTTCAACTGGAGCCGAACCGGGACTGGCAAGGGATCTTCTGGAGG GTAAGAACTGGGACATCACGGCGGCCCTCAGCGACTTCGAGCAGCTGAGACAGGTGCACGCCGGCAACCTGCCGTACTCCTTCGGCGAGGACAGGAAGTACCCGCCCCCGGCGGAGAAGGACATGGCCCGGGTGGGCCGGCCCCTGCTGCAGCGGCAGGAGGAAGTGGTGCAag cgcCTCCAAGCTCACTGCGGCCATCTTGTCTCGCCGCTCCCCCAGCAGCGACGGAGAAGCGTCTGTCACGCGGCATCTCCCACGCCAGCTCCACCATCGTGTCGCTGGCGCGCTCGCACGTGTCCAGCACGGGCGCCACGGCCTGCGACCTGCTGGACATGCCGCTGTGCACCTTCCAGCTGCCCGACCTCACCGTGTACCGCGACGACTTCCGGGGCTTCATCGAGAGGGACCTCATAGAGCAGTCCATGATGGTGGCGCTGGAGCATGCCG GTCGTCTCAACTGGTGGACAAGGGTGGGCCCAAACTGCCAGAGTCTGTTACCGTTGGCAACCAGCGGGGATGGGAATTGCCTGCTACACGCCGCCTCTCTGG GGATGTGGGGCTTCCACGACCGGGACCTGATGCTCCGGAAGTCCCTGTACACGTTGATGGACCACGGGCAGGAGCGGGAGGCGCTTCGCCGCCGCTGGAGGTGGCAGCAGACGCAGCAGAACAAAGAG tCTGGCCTGGTGTACACAGAGGAGGAGTGGCAGAAGGAGTGGAACGAGTTACTGAAGCTGGCGTCCAGCGAGCCCAGGATACACTACAGCACTAACGGCACCAACGG GACGGAGTCTGCGGAGGAGCCGGTGTACGAGAGCCTGGAGGAGTTCCACGTGTTCGCCCTGGCCCACGTCCTCAAGAGGCCCATCGTGGTGGTGGCCGACACCATGCTCCGAGACTCTGGGGGAGagg CGTTCGCCCCCATCCCATTCGGAGGAATCTACCTTCCGCTGGAGGTGCCGGCTGCAAAGTGTCACAGATCCCCGCTGGTGCTGGCCTACGACCAGGCCCACTTCTCAGCCCTGGTGTCCATGGAGCAGAAGGACGGCTCCAAAGAGCAGGGTAAAG TGGTGATCCCTCTGACGGACTCGGAGCACAAAATGCTGCCAGTGCACTTTGCTGTGGACCCCGGGAAGGCGTGGGAGTGGGGCAAGGATGACACGGACAACGTCATGCTGGCCAG gGTGGCACTCTCCCTAGAGGCCAAGCTCCAGATGTTGCACAGCTACATGACCGTCACGTGGCTGCCCCTGCCTTGTGAG caggctCCCCTGGCCCAGCCCGAGTCCCCCACGGCCTCGGCGGGGGAAGACGCCCGCACGCCGCCCGACTCCGGGGAATCAGACAAGGAGTCGGTCAGCAGCAGCTCCAACGGCAACGGGGAGAGCGTCGGCGTGGCGACTGTCAACGGGGGCGGGACGTCCTCCAAGAACCACTCGACGTCCTCGTCCAGCTCGTCCAGCAACGGATCGGGCGCCGGCACCGCCAAGGACAAAGACAAGGACAAAGACAAGGACAAGAGCAAGAAGGACAAGGACAAGAAGCGGGCCGACTCGGTGGCCAACAAGCTGGGCAGCTTCGGCAAGAGCCTGGGCAGCAAGCTGAAGAAGAATGTGGGCGGGCTGATGGCCGGGAAGGGCaccgccgggggcggggccaagcaGGAGGgcggggagaagaagaaggggtcCCTGAAGGGGAGGAAGGGCAGCAAGGAGGGCTCTCCCTCGGCCCACGTCTCGGAGGACTCCGGGAAGGGCTCGCCGTCGTCGGGCAGCGAGCGTCTGGCGGGCAcgggcagcagcaccagcagcagcggcagcggcggcagcacCGAGTCGGACCCCTACAAGTACAGCGCCGACGTCAAGGTGAGCCTGGGCATCCTGCGCGCCGCCATGCAGGGCGAGAGGAAGTTCATCTTCGCCGGCCTCCTCACCACGAGCAACCGCCACCCCTTCCAGGAGGAGATGATCCAGCGCTACCTGGCCGACGCCCAGGACCGCTTCCGCTCCGAGCCGGAGGACGGGGACCGGAAGGGCGGGGCCAACGGCTCGCCGCTGGCCAAGAAGGAGCCGGGCGGGGAGGCGGGCTACCGGCCGTACGAGCccaaggaggagcagcagcagcagcagcagccggcgGAGGGCTTGGCGCTGTCCTACAGCCACCTGAAGCCCTCGCCGCTCAGCCCCAGCATGTACTCTGGCGTGGTGCCCATCCCCCGGGCCTGCCTCATCCAGCAGCCCCCCGCCTCGCTGCCCCCGGCCTCGCTGCCCCCGGCACAGAGCCTCCACCCCCACGCCTACCTGGACACGCGCCGGCAGCTGGCCGGGGGCTCGCCCGCCTCCTCCTACCCCGGCCTGCCCTCCTACGCCACCCTCCCCCGCCACTGTCCCActgcacagccccccccccagctgcacTACATCCCCCCGCAAGGCCCCGCCTCCCTCAGCCCGTCCCGCCTCATCCCCAGCTCCTACACCCCCACCTTCCCTCTGGAGCACCACCCTCCGGACTACCCGCTGTCCGAGCCCCCCGGTAGTGTCGGGGGCGGCAGCTACAGCAACGGCTTCCGGGACCTGCGGCCCGGCCTGGACTCTCGTGGCGGGCTGCCCCCGGTACGACACTACTCACTGGGCAGCGCCGGCGCCCTGTCCTCCCTGTCCAGCACCTGCCGGACACAGGACTGCCCCTACTACGGCCACCCGGAGACGGGGAACTACTGCTCCTGCTGCTACCGCGAGGAGctgaagaggagggagacggagccGGCCATCCACCGCTTCTAA